The Georgenia sp. TF02-10 genome window below encodes:
- a CDS encoding sodium-translocating pyrophosphatase — protein sequence MLDLGATSLTIVAVIAGIGVAAIAVAVVLRRQVLAADEGTVRMREIAGAIQEGAKAYLARQFRTLAIFAVVVFALLFLLPGDGGIKLGRAIAFFVGAGFSAAIGYLGMSLAVKANVRVAAAATRPAGRADGARIAFRTGGVVGMAVVGLGLLGAAAVVLIYRADAPAVLEGFGFGAALLAMFMRVGGGIFTKAADVGADLVGKVEQGIPEDDPRNAATIADNVGDNVGDCAGMAADLFESYAVTLVASLILGKAAMGEQGLVLPLIVTAVGALVALLGVVTTRVRGTESGLRAIYRGFYLSAVVGVVLAAVAAYVYLPSTFAAIPGVSDTLAGHGSDPRLVVTAAVLIGVLLAGVILWLTGYFTGTTSKPTLHVAATSRTGAATVVLSGIGVGFESAVYTAGIIAAAICGTFLIAGGSLSLALFLVALAGCGLLTTVGVIVAMDTFGPVSDNAQGIAEMSGDVDAAGAQVLTDLDAVGNTTKAITKGIAIATAVLAATALFGSYADAVGQAMADIVGAGQQVAGGIVGAMVTYEIISPITLVGVILGAATVFLFSGLAIDAVTRAAGAIVFEVRRQFRELPGIMTGQTRPQYGRVVDICTRDSLRELATPGLLAASAPIAVGFGLGVGPLAGFLAGAIGAGVLMAVFLANAGGAWDNAKKIVEDGRYGGKGSEAHAATVIGDTVGDPFKDTAGPAINPLIKVMNLVSVLIAPAVVQMSVPADANHALRIGLALVAALVAFGAVISSRLRAARVDAEVERDVAPADATVES from the coding sequence ATGCTTGACCTGGGGGCCACGAGCCTGACGATCGTCGCGGTCATCGCCGGGATCGGCGTCGCCGCCATCGCGGTGGCGGTGGTGCTGCGACGACAGGTCCTCGCCGCGGACGAGGGCACGGTGCGGATGCGGGAGATCGCCGGCGCGATCCAGGAGGGCGCCAAGGCCTACCTGGCCCGGCAGTTCCGCACCCTGGCGATCTTCGCGGTCGTGGTCTTCGCCCTGCTCTTCCTGCTGCCCGGCGACGGCGGCATCAAGCTCGGCCGGGCCATCGCCTTCTTCGTCGGGGCCGGCTTCTCCGCCGCCATCGGCTACCTGGGGATGTCCCTGGCCGTCAAGGCCAACGTCCGGGTGGCCGCCGCCGCCACCCGGCCCGCCGGCCGCGCCGACGGCGCCCGGATCGCCTTCCGCACCGGCGGCGTCGTCGGCATGGCGGTGGTGGGCCTGGGCCTGCTCGGGGCCGCGGCCGTGGTGCTCATCTACCGGGCGGACGCCCCGGCCGTGCTGGAGGGCTTCGGCTTCGGCGCCGCGCTGCTGGCCATGTTCATGCGGGTCGGCGGGGGCATCTTCACCAAGGCCGCCGACGTCGGCGCGGACCTGGTCGGCAAGGTCGAGCAGGGCATCCCCGAGGACGACCCCCGCAACGCCGCCACCATCGCCGACAACGTCGGGGACAACGTCGGCGACTGCGCCGGCATGGCCGCCGACCTCTTCGAGTCCTACGCCGTCACCCTCGTCGCCTCCCTCATCCTGGGCAAGGCCGCGATGGGCGAGCAGGGCCTGGTCCTGCCGCTGATCGTCACCGCCGTCGGCGCCCTGGTCGCCCTCCTCGGCGTGGTCACCACCCGGGTGCGGGGGACGGAGTCCGGGCTGCGGGCGATCTACCGCGGCTTCTACCTCTCCGCGGTCGTCGGCGTCGTGCTCGCCGCCGTCGCCGCCTACGTCTACCTGCCCAGCACCTTCGCCGCCATCCCGGGCGTCAGCGACACCCTCGCCGGCCACGGCTCCGACCCCCGCCTGGTCGTCACCGCCGCCGTGCTGATCGGGGTCCTCCTCGCCGGGGTCATCCTCTGGCTGACCGGCTACTTCACCGGCACCACGTCCAAGCCCACCCTGCACGTGGCCGCCACCTCCCGCACCGGCGCCGCGACGGTCGTGCTGTCCGGCATCGGCGTCGGCTTCGAGTCGGCCGTCTACACCGCCGGCATCATCGCCGCCGCCATCTGCGGCACGTTCCTCATCGCCGGCGGATCGCTGTCCCTGGCGCTGTTCCTCGTCGCCCTGGCCGGCTGCGGCCTGCTCACCACTGTTGGCGTCATCGTCGCGATGGACACCTTCGGCCCGGTCTCGGACAACGCCCAGGGCATCGCGGAGATGTCCGGCGACGTCGACGCCGCCGGCGCCCAGGTCCTCACCGACCTCGACGCCGTCGGCAACACCACCAAGGCGATCACCAAGGGCATCGCCATCGCCACCGCCGTGCTTGCCGCCACCGCCCTCTTCGGCTCCTACGCCGACGCCGTCGGCCAGGCGATGGCGGACATCGTCGGCGCCGGCCAGCAGGTCGCCGGCGGCATCGTCGGCGCGATGGTGACCTACGAGATCATCTCCCCGATCACCCTCGTCGGGGTCATCCTCGGCGCCGCGACGGTGTTCCTGTTCTCCGGCCTGGCCATCGACGCGGTCACCCGGGCCGCCGGCGCGATCGTCTTCGAGGTGCGCCGCCAGTTCCGCGAGCTGCCCGGCATCATGACCGGACAGACCCGGCCGCAGTACGGGCGGGTGGTGGACATCTGCACCCGCGACTCCCTGCGCGAGCTCGCCACCCCCGGCCTCCTCGCCGCCTCCGCGCCGATCGCCGTCGGGTTCGGGCTGGGGGTGGGCCCGCTGGCCGGGTTCCTGGCCGGGGCGATCGGCGCGGGCGTGCTGATGGCCGTCTTCCTCGCCAACGCCGGCGGCGCGTGGGACAACGCCAAGAAGATCGTCGAGGACGGCCGGTACGGCGGCAAGGGCTCCGAGGCCCACGCCGCGACCGTCATCGGGGACACCGTCGGCGACCCGTTCAAGGACACCGCCGGCCCGGCGATCAACCCGCTGATCAAGGTGATGAACCTCGTCTCGGTGCTCATCGCCCCGGCCGTGGTGCAGATGTCCGTGCCGGCCGACGCCAACCACGCCCTGCGCATCGGGCTCGCGCTGGTCGCCGCGCTCGTCGCGTTCGGCGCGGTGATCAGCTCCCGGCTGCGGGCCGCGCGGGTGGACGCCGAGGTCGAGCGGGACGTCGCGCCGGCCGACGCCACCGTGGAGTCCTGA
- a CDS encoding BCCT family transporter, whose protein sequence is MTSTPPSPAGPSTRPVPPRRRVPAPRVFYPALGIILAAVALAIAFPAGTADVLSTLQRGVVAGFTPYLLVVVAGFVVFAVAMGVSRFGDIKLGQDEDEPEFGLLSWFAMLFAAGMGIGLVFWGAAEPLTFFVDPKPGVDPATRVERAEAAMSQTFLHWGFHAWATYAVIGLALAYAVHRRGRPVSIRWALEPLLGDRVRGRLGDAIDVVAMVGTLFGVATSLGLGVQQISAGLAQLGLVDRVTQPLLIVLIIVVSLIALVSVASGVGRGIKWLSNINLGMAGAFLVALLLLGPTLYLLRDLVQSFGNYLQNIVPLTFHASTYTGAEGLEWQGSWTIFYWGWWISWAPFVGVFIARISRGRTVREFILGVLLVPTAVTLVWFTVLGGTAINRAWADLNGGLFDAAEGVVPEDVLFNLLSGFPASGLLTVIAIVLVAIFFVTSSDSGSLVVTMLGSGGDLDPPRWTRVIWAALQGAVAIALLLAGGLSSLQTAAILTALPVSVVMVGMCVATFRAFRAEHAVLVAAERRQRREELARRIDTRVSRQVSAAVTERLDERIDEQVDSRVRAVLAEPDGPAAPDEPAAPDRPGGPGRGGRTDPIAARVPGRRKRAD, encoded by the coding sequence ATGACATCCACCCCACCCAGCCCGGCCGGGCCGAGCACCCGGCCCGTCCCGCCCCGGCGGCGGGTGCCGGCCCCGCGGGTGTTCTACCCGGCGCTGGGGATCATCCTCGCCGCGGTCGCCCTCGCCATCGCCTTCCCGGCCGGCACCGCCGACGTGCTGAGCACCCTCCAGCGCGGCGTCGTCGCCGGCTTCACCCCGTACCTGCTGGTCGTCGTGGCCGGCTTCGTCGTCTTCGCCGTCGCCATGGGCGTGAGCCGGTTCGGGGACATCAAGCTCGGCCAGGACGAGGACGAGCCGGAGTTCGGCCTGCTGTCCTGGTTCGCGATGCTCTTCGCCGCCGGCATGGGCATCGGGCTGGTCTTCTGGGGCGCCGCCGAGCCGCTGACCTTCTTCGTCGACCCCAAGCCCGGCGTGGACCCGGCCACCCGGGTGGAACGGGCGGAGGCGGCGATGTCCCAGACGTTCCTGCACTGGGGCTTCCACGCGTGGGCGACCTACGCCGTGATCGGGCTCGCCCTGGCCTACGCCGTCCACCGCCGGGGCCGCCCGGTCTCCATCCGGTGGGCGCTCGAGCCGCTGCTCGGGGACCGGGTCCGCGGGCGCCTCGGGGACGCCATCGACGTCGTCGCCATGGTCGGCACCCTCTTCGGGGTGGCCACCTCCCTGGGGCTGGGCGTGCAGCAGATCTCCGCCGGCCTGGCCCAGCTCGGGCTGGTCGACCGGGTGACTCAGCCGCTGCTCATCGTCCTCATCATCGTCGTCAGCCTGATCGCCCTCGTCTCGGTGGCCAGCGGGGTGGGCCGGGGCATCAAGTGGCTGTCCAACATCAACCTGGGGATGGCCGGTGCCTTCCTGGTCGCCCTGCTGCTGCTCGGGCCGACGCTGTACCTGCTGCGCGACCTGGTGCAGTCCTTCGGCAACTACCTGCAGAACATCGTCCCGCTCACCTTCCACGCCTCGACCTACACCGGTGCGGAGGGGCTGGAGTGGCAGGGCTCCTGGACGATCTTCTACTGGGGCTGGTGGATCTCCTGGGCGCCGTTCGTCGGGGTCTTCATCGCCCGGATCTCCCGCGGCCGGACCGTGCGCGAGTTCATCCTCGGGGTGCTGCTGGTGCCGACGGCGGTCACCCTGGTGTGGTTCACCGTGCTGGGCGGCACCGCGATCAACCGGGCCTGGGCGGACCTCAACGGTGGCCTCTTCGACGCCGCCGAGGGGGTCGTCCCCGAGGACGTCCTGTTCAACCTGCTGTCCGGGTTCCCGGCCAGCGGCCTGCTGACGGTGATCGCCATCGTGCTGGTGGCGATCTTCTTCGTCACCTCCTCCGACTCCGGCTCCCTGGTGGTGACCATGCTCGGCTCCGGCGGGGACCTCGACCCGCCGCGGTGGACCCGGGTGATCTGGGCGGCCCTGCAGGGCGCCGTCGCGATCGCGCTGCTGCTCGCTGGCGGGCTGTCCTCGCTGCAGACGGCCGCGATCCTCACCGCGCTGCCGGTGAGCGTGGTGATGGTCGGCATGTGCGTGGCCACCTTCCGGGCCTTCCGCGCCGAGCACGCGGTGCTCGTCGCGGCCGAGCGGCGCCAGCGGCGGGAGGAGCTCGCGCGCCGGATCGACACCCGGGTGAGCAGGCAGGTCAGCGCGGCCGTGACGGAGCGCCTGGACGAGCGGATCGACGAGCAGGTGGACAGCCGGGTCCGGGCGGTGCTCGCCGAGCCGGACGGGCCTGCCGCACCCGACGAGCCGGCCGCGCCGGACAGGCCGGGCGGGCCCGGCCGGGGCGGGCGGACCGACCCGATCGCGGCCCGGGTGCCCGGGCGGCGCAAGCGGGCCGACTGA
- a CDS encoding methyltransferase, whose amino-acid sequence MSQPPVHLPPPAGTPGQVADLRADLGAAGYTVDGVAELLGPVAGAALHREQRLPALLAARRAGTPAATLLRAFGLGDEVTVAELDAALPATRAAGAAALGLVALAGAGPSDAVRAAVDLRPYAAQDAAGPAHWWLASDLGESVTGRPLTPDHVLGVGGASLTLAQATVRDPRRATLDLGTGCGVQALHAARHSARVVATDVSARALAFAALNAGLAGVAVDLRAGSLLDPVAGETFDLVVSNPPFVITPAAAYAAGLPRMSYRDGGRAGDDLVRDLVTGLGPHLAPGGVAQLLGNWEHHAGEGWAERVQGWLADAGLDGWVVQREVQDPAEYAELWLSDGGLRPERDRAGYEAAYAAWLADFTARGVTGIGFGHVLLRRPVAGGTSPWRRVEELTGPVRQPLGGHVASVLAAHDWLAARDDAALAGARLVVAADVTEERYLVPGAADPQVLQLRQGGGYGRVVRPGSLVAGAVGACDGELTLAQIVAALAQVLDLPAPDVAAEVLPAARGLVLDGFLHPVES is encoded by the coding sequence ATGAGCCAGCCCCCGGTGCACCTGCCCCCGCCCGCCGGGACGCCCGGCCAGGTCGCCGACCTCCGGGCGGACCTGGGCGCGGCTGGGTACACCGTCGACGGCGTCGCCGAACTCCTCGGCCCGGTCGCCGGCGCCGCGCTGCACCGCGAGCAGCGCCTCCCGGCGCTGCTGGCCGCCCGCCGCGCCGGCACCCCGGCGGCCACCCTGCTGCGCGCGTTCGGGCTCGGCGACGAGGTGACCGTGGCGGAGCTCGACGCCGCCCTGCCCGCCACCCGGGCCGCCGGCGCCGCCGCCCTGGGCCTGGTCGCGCTCGCCGGCGCCGGACCGTCGGACGCCGTCCGCGCCGCCGTCGACCTGCGGCCCTACGCCGCCCAGGACGCCGCCGGGCCCGCCCACTGGTGGCTGGCCTCCGACCTCGGCGAGAGCGTCACCGGCCGGCCACTGACTCCCGACCACGTCCTGGGCGTGGGCGGGGCGTCCCTGACCCTGGCCCAGGCCACCGTCCGGGACCCGCGCCGCGCGACGCTCGACCTGGGCACGGGCTGCGGGGTCCAGGCGCTCCACGCCGCCCGGCACTCCGCCCGGGTCGTCGCCACCGACGTCTCCGCCCGGGCCCTCGCCTTCGCCGCCCTGAACGCGGGCCTGGCCGGGGTGGCGGTGGACCTGCGGGCCGGGTCGCTGCTGGACCCGGTGGCGGGGGAGACGTTCGACCTGGTGGTGTCCAACCCGCCGTTCGTCATCACCCCGGCCGCCGCCTACGCCGCCGGCCTGCCGCGGATGTCCTACCGCGACGGCGGCCGCGCCGGGGACGACCTCGTCCGGGACCTGGTCACCGGGCTCGGCCCGCACCTCGCCCCCGGCGGCGTGGCGCAGCTGCTCGGCAACTGGGAGCACCACGCCGGCGAGGGCTGGGCCGAGCGGGTGCAGGGCTGGCTGGCCGACGCCGGGCTGGACGGCTGGGTGGTCCAGCGCGAGGTGCAGGACCCGGCCGAGTACGCCGAGCTCTGGCTGAGCGACGGCGGGCTGCGGCCGGAGCGGGACCGGGCCGGGTACGAGGCGGCCTACGCCGCCTGGCTGGCCGACTTCACCGCCCGCGGGGTGACCGGCATCGGCTTCGGCCACGTCCTGCTGCGCCGGCCGGTCGCCGGCGGGACGAGCCCCTGGCGGCGGGTGGAGGAGCTCACCGGGCCGGTCCGTCAGCCGCTCGGCGGGCACGTCGCCTCGGTCCTGGCCGCCCACGACTGGCTCGCCGCCCGGGACGACGCCGCCCTGGCCGGTGCCCGGCTGGTCGTCGCGGCAGACGTCACCGAGGAGCGCTACCTCGTCCCGGGCGCCGCCGACCCGCAGGTCCTCCAGCTGCGCCAGGGCGGCGGCTACGGCCGGGTGGTGCGCCCCGGCTCGTTGGTGGCCGGGGCGGTGGGGGCGTGCGACGGCGAGCTCACCCTCGCCCAGATCGTCGCCGCGCTCGCCCAGGTGCTCGACCTGCCGGCGCCCGACGTCGCCGCCGAGGTCCTCCCGGCCGCGCGGGGCCTCGTGCTGGACGGCTTCCTCCACCCGGTCGAGAGCTAG
- a CDS encoding DUF2382 domain-containing protein produces MITTDQVQTLLDNKANVESTGGDKIGTVGQVFLDDATGEPSWVTVKTGLFGSSETFVPLDRATVSGTTVQVPYDKDLIKGAPRVEADQHLSPEEEDELYRYYGLESTAGGYAGTDTTTGYADTTTTDTTTTGTAGTAGYAGTGTADTTTTYADTGTAGRHAAGDTDDDTLVRSEERVDVGTRRREAGKVRLRKYVVTENVTKTVPVTREEVRVEREPVTAGDTVNADLGEDTAEVTLHEDEVVTDKRAVPVEKVRLDTDTVTEDQQVTEQVRKEQVETETDRDRGRDAR; encoded by the coding sequence GTGATCACCACCGACCAGGTCCAGACCCTGCTCGACAACAAGGCCAACGTGGAGTCCACCGGCGGCGACAAGATCGGTACCGTGGGCCAGGTCTTCCTCGACGACGCGACCGGCGAGCCGAGCTGGGTGACGGTCAAGACCGGCCTGTTCGGCTCCTCCGAGACGTTCGTGCCGCTGGACCGCGCCACCGTCAGCGGCACCACCGTCCAGGTGCCCTACGACAAGGACCTCATCAAGGGCGCCCCGCGCGTCGAGGCCGACCAGCACCTGAGCCCGGAGGAGGAGGACGAGCTCTACCGCTACTACGGGCTGGAGAGCACCGCCGGTGGCTACGCCGGCACCGACACCACGACCGGGTACGCCGACACCACCACCACCGACACCACAACCACCGGTACCGCCGGCACCGCCGGGTACGCGGGCACCGGCACCGCGGACACCACCACCACGTACGCGGACACCGGCACCGCGGGCCGGCACGCCGCCGGCGACACCGACGACGACACGCTGGTGCGCTCGGAGGAGCGGGTCGACGTCGGCACCCGCCGCCGCGAGGCCGGCAAGGTCCGGCTGCGCAAGTACGTGGTCACCGAGAACGTCACCAAGACCGTCCCGGTAACCCGCGAGGAGGTCCGGGTCGAGCGCGAGCCGGTGACCGCAGGGGACACCGTCAACGCCGATCTGGGCGAGGACACCGCCGAGGTCACCCTGCACGAGGACGAGGTCGTCACGGACAAGCGGGCCGTCCCGGTGGAGAAGGTCCGCCTCGACACCGACACCGTCACCGAGGACCAGCAGGTCACCGAGCAGGTCCGCAAGGAGCAGGTGGAGACCGAGACCGACCGCGACCGCGGCCGCGACGCCCGCTGA
- a CDS encoding GNAT family N-acetyltransferase yields MDHRIHVRRATDEDWPGIWQALEPVLRAGETYTYPRDITEDEARTVWTGTPGARVLVAADAADGRVLGTAKYLPNHPGAGAHVANASFVVAPDAGGRGVGRALGHAVLDGARAEGYRAMVFNAVVETNDRAVALWRSLGFTVLATVPEAFDHPTHGLVGLHIMHRTL; encoded by the coding sequence ATGGACCACCGGATCCACGTGCGCCGTGCGACCGACGAGGACTGGCCCGGCATCTGGCAGGCCCTCGAGCCGGTGCTGCGGGCCGGCGAGACCTACACCTACCCGCGCGACATCACCGAGGACGAGGCCCGCACCGTGTGGACCGGCACGCCCGGCGCACGGGTCCTCGTCGCCGCGGACGCCGCCGACGGGAGGGTGCTCGGCACCGCGAAGTACCTGCCCAACCACCCCGGCGCCGGCGCGCACGTCGCGAACGCCAGCTTCGTCGTCGCTCCGGACGCGGGCGGCCGCGGCGTCGGGCGCGCACTCGGCCACGCCGTCCTGGACGGCGCCCGGGCCGAGGGGTACCGGGCCATGGTGTTCAACGCCGTCGTCGAGACGAACGACCGCGCCGTAGCGCTGTGGCGGTCCCTCGGGTTCACGGTCCTGGCCACCGTCCCGGAGGCCTTCGACCACCCCACCCACGGGCTCGTCGGGCTGCACATCATGCACCGGACGCTCTGA
- a CDS encoding sugar MFS transporter has translation MLPFVAVGLVGALGFAAENAHQSWSAIFLGDELGAPPGLTAIAPATFAAFAAVTRVAADILTRIPASALLVGCAVVATLGTLVVAVGRVLPLALGGLALAAIGTSVLFPTLLSRATRDVPAGRRGRATSAVVTTAYLGFVLGPVYVGALAGAVGLRGAMVGVAALVAAFAVLAPLVIRRRAAAGAGGREAQRVAER, from the coding sequence ATGCTGCCGTTCGTGGCGGTGGGGCTCGTCGGCGCGCTCGGCTTCGCCGCAGAGAACGCACACCAGAGCTGGAGCGCCATCTTCCTCGGCGACGAGCTCGGGGCCCCGCCGGGGCTGACGGCGATCGCGCCCGCGACGTTCGCGGCCTTCGCGGCGGTCACGCGGGTCGCCGCCGACATCCTCACCCGCATCCCGGCAAGCGCGCTGCTGGTCGGGTGCGCGGTCGTCGCGACCCTCGGGACGCTCGTCGTCGCCGTCGGCCGGGTCCTGCCGCTCGCCCTCGGCGGGCTCGCGCTGGCCGCGATCGGCACGTCGGTCCTGTTCCCGACGCTGCTGAGCCGGGCCACCCGGGACGTGCCGGCGGGCCGGCGCGGACGAGCGACCTCCGCCGTGGTCACGACGGCCTACCTCGGCTTCGTGCTCGGACCGGTGTACGTCGGCGCGCTGGCCGGCGCGGTCGGGCTGCGCGGCGCCATGGTCGGCGTCGCGGCGCTCGTCGCGGCGTTCGCGGTCCTTGCGCCGCTCGTCATCCGCCGGCGGGCGGCTGCCGGCGCCGGCGGCCGGGAGGCGCAACGGGTCGCGGAGCGATGA
- a CDS encoding SDR family oxidoreductase codes for MAPEIPAQQQQWPGRTTELNPTPDHGEQSWTGRGRLTGKKALVTGGDSGIGRAVAVLFAKEGADVAISYLPEEQPDADETRRAVEAAGRTCHTLPADLRTQDAAATVVRDAATALGGLDVLVSNAGFQMAHQDLGSFPPDQIERTFATNVFATFWLVQAAAEHLKPGSAVVITTSIQAFQPSEPLLDYAATKAALNNLTVNLAAQLGPQGVRVNAVAPGPIWTPLIPSTFPPERVEGFGSDTPLGRAGQPVEVASAYVFLASDEASFVSGTVLGVTGGRPVF; via the coding sequence ATGGCACCCGAGATCCCCGCCCAGCAGCAGCAGTGGCCCGGCCGGACCACGGAGCTCAACCCCACCCCGGACCACGGCGAGCAGAGCTGGACCGGCCGCGGCCGGCTCACCGGGAAGAAGGCCCTGGTCACCGGTGGCGACTCCGGGATCGGGCGCGCCGTCGCCGTCCTCTTCGCCAAGGAGGGCGCCGACGTCGCCATCAGCTACCTGCCCGAGGAGCAGCCCGACGCCGACGAGACCCGCCGCGCCGTCGAGGCGGCCGGCCGCACCTGCCACACCCTGCCGGCCGACCTGCGCACCCAGGACGCGGCCGCCACCGTGGTCCGGGACGCGGCCACCGCCCTCGGCGGGCTCGACGTGCTGGTCAGCAACGCCGGCTTCCAGATGGCCCACCAGGACCTGGGCAGCTTCCCGCCGGACCAGATCGAGCGCACCTTCGCCACCAACGTCTTCGCCACCTTCTGGCTGGTCCAGGCCGCCGCCGAGCACCTGAAGCCGGGCTCCGCCGTCGTGATCACGACGTCGATCCAGGCCTTCCAGCCCTCCGAGCCCCTGCTGGACTACGCGGCCACCAAGGCGGCGCTGAACAACCTCACCGTCAACCTCGCCGCCCAGCTCGGCCCGCAGGGCGTCCGGGTCAACGCCGTCGCGCCCGGGCCGATCTGGACCCCGCTGATCCCCAGCACGTTCCCGCCCGAGCGGGTCGAGGGCTTCGGGTCGGACACCCCGCTGGGCCGGGCCGGGCAGCCGGTGGAGGTCGCCTCCGCGTACGTCTTCCTGGCCAGCGACGAGGCCAGCTTCGTCTCGGGCACGGTGCTCGGGGTGACCGGGGGCCGGCCCGTCTTCTGA
- a CDS encoding YqjF family protein, translated as MSGREPDQPVRLPVNLQRWERLTFLHWRYDPAAVRPLLPPGLVVDTFDGAAWVGVTPFRMRGVRPPLLPAVPHLSSFPEVNVRTYVRTPAGVSGLWFLSLDCPRLPVVAGMRALGLPYQPARMHIDRRDFDDGWVSYRSARPGGRARMRATVRVGAEITAPTALVNFLTGRWNAFTRQAGRLWRVPAEHDPWPLHAASAVADVGELVAAGGLPAPVGEPLVHFSPGVHARLGAPRPA; from the coding sequence ATGAGCGGACGGGAACCGGACCAGCCCGTGCGGCTCCCGGTGAACCTGCAGCGCTGGGAGCGGCTGACCTTCCTGCACTGGCGCTATGACCCCGCCGCCGTCCGGCCCCTCCTCCCGCCGGGCCTGGTGGTGGACACCTTCGACGGCGCGGCCTGGGTGGGCGTCACCCCGTTCCGGATGCGCGGGGTGCGCCCGCCGCTGCTGCCGGCGGTGCCGCACCTGTCCAGCTTCCCCGAGGTCAACGTCCGCACCTACGTCCGCACGCCGGCCGGGGTCAGCGGGCTGTGGTTCCTCTCCCTGGACTGCCCGCGGCTGCCGGTCGTCGCCGGCATGCGGGCGCTCGGGCTGCCCTACCAGCCCGCCCGGATGCACATCGACCGGCGCGACTTCGACGACGGCTGGGTCAGCTACCGCAGCGCCCGGCCCGGCGGGCGGGCCCGGATGCGGGCCACCGTGCGGGTGGGTGCGGAGATCACCGCGCCGACCGCGCTGGTGAACTTCCTCACCGGCCGGTGGAACGCGTTCACCCGGCAGGCCGGGCGGCTGTGGCGCGTCCCGGCCGAGCACGACCCGTGGCCGCTCCACGCCGCGAGCGCGGTCGCCGACGTCGGCGAGCTGGTCGCCGCCGGCGGCCTGCCCGCCCCGGTGGGGGAGCCGCTGGTGCACTTCTCGCCGGGCGTCCACGCCCGCCTGGGCGCCCCGCGCCCCGCGTGA
- a CDS encoding phosphatase PAP2 family protein yields MTPRPAPRTAARALALAVLCAAGVMVTWWFFVTTPVGQTLDSRSYDASVLGRAELAGHARTVLDVVSVPFLALAAAVAAGVALARGRWGTAVAVVALIGGVNLATQLLKEHLDRPDFGIAGPAANSLPSGHTTVAASVAAVAVLAVPPRARPLTILLGAGYTAATGVATMVGGWHRASDVVAAVLLVAAGTFLALALLARGGPGRPAAPPGPGTGAAGGAPGHGMVRGLLALVTVGGAGVAVLALVVTAAADGDLGRSQALLAYGGAVAGAVAVTAAVGLGLLAVLATPSPRPTRRVPVPGPAAPVRR; encoded by the coding sequence GTGACGCCCCGCCCAGCCCCCCGGACCGCCGCCCGTGCCCTCGCCCTGGCGGTGCTCTGCGCGGCCGGGGTCATGGTGACCTGGTGGTTCTTCGTCACCACGCCCGTCGGCCAGACCCTCGACAGCCGCTCCTACGACGCCTCGGTGCTCGGCCGCGCCGAGCTCGCCGGCCACGCGCGCACCGTCCTCGACGTCGTGTCCGTCCCGTTCCTCGCCCTCGCCGCGGCGGTGGCGGCCGGGGTCGCGCTGGCCCGCGGCCGGTGGGGCACCGCCGTCGCCGTCGTCGCCCTGATCGGCGGGGTGAACCTGGCCACCCAGCTCCTCAAGGAGCACCTGGACCGGCCCGACTTCGGTATCGCCGGGCCGGCCGCCAACTCCCTGCCCAGCGGCCACACCACGGTGGCCGCGTCCGTGGCCGCCGTCGCCGTGCTCGCCGTCCCGCCCCGCGCGCGCCCGCTGACCATCCTGCTCGGGGCCGGGTACACCGCCGCCACCGGCGTGGCGACCATGGTCGGCGGCTGGCATCGAGCCTCCGACGTCGTCGCCGCCGTCCTCCTGGTGGCGGCCGGCACGTTCCTCGCCCTGGCGCTCCTCGCCCGGGGTGGCCCGGGCCGGCCGGCGGCGCCGCCCGGGCCCGGGACGGGCGCCGCCGGGGGAGCCCCGGGCCACGGAATGGTGCGCGGGCTGCTGGCGTTGGTGACCGTGGGTGGGGCGGGCGTCGCGGTCCTCGCCCTGGTCGTGACCGCCGCCGCCGACGGCGACCTCGGTCGTTCCCAGGCGCTGCTCGCCTACGGCGGGGCGGTGGCCGGGGCCGTCGCCGTCACCGCGGCGGTCGGCCTCGGGCTGCTCGCCGTGCTGGCGACGCCGTCGCCCCGGCCGACGCGGCGGGTACCGGTCCCCGGCCCCGCAGCCCCGGTGCGGCGCTGA